The genomic region ACGACCAGCGTATTTTCTGCATCGGATTTACCTAGTTTAGAGCTAGTGCCTTCGCGTAAGTGTACCTGATCGTCTATGCTGCTATCTAGTTCCAGCTTCGGTGAAATAACAGTTATTGCAGAAGTTTCATAAACCGTTTCAGCAAGATTTAATTGCAATTTCTGCGTTGATGAAGCTTTAATGCTACTCTTGCCAACCATTTCAGAAAGTTGCAGTGTCATGTTTGCGCTACCGACTCTTGCGTCCAACGTACCGTAGAAACCATCTGcaagtagaaaacaaaaatgaatttaatcGACGGAACGATTAAGAGTAGGTTGATACGTACTCATAACAAAGTTGTTGCCTCCGGACGAACGAACAGTACAGTCCTTGTGGATACTTTTCAACTCCAAATCTCCGTTGGCCGTTTGGAACGAACTCTTGTTTGAGTAGCTCGCATTGACTgtaatttttcctccttctgtCGTAGCGCTAACCGATCCTCCTTGTAGTTTATCGAGGAAAATATTCCCTTTCCCAGCGGCCGTTGCAACAACATTCTCGGCTAGTGTGATTCCTCTACACGCAATGTTTCCCGCCGTACTGGAGAGTTTAATATTAGTGGATCGCAGGCTTTTCGTTTCGATGTTGCCCGTTCCGTTTACTTCTATTTCATCACTGTATAGGTCGATGATGGAGGTCGTTCCGTGATTACGAATGTTCAGATCGGCCTTGATCGGGACTTCGAGAAGACATTCTGTGTCGATAGATTTTGAATCACCTGTGATGGTGACGAGATTGTCGGAAACGTGCACCTTTATACCATTTGAACCATCGTCTTGTTTAACCGATGCTCGGAGTATATTAGAGTCGGGGCAGTCGAGCAAATCGTATGGAACGATTTTCAAACTGTAGGCACAGTCAACATGAATTTTTGCGTACGGATTCACCTTTTCTTGGACTGTTTTCAAGGCCGCCCAGTTGCAGCCTGATGTGAACACACTGCGTGCTCCTAGAAATTTTACTAACACTCTGCGGGATACTTTAAGGAATAACATTACGAActgaaattatatttttatccaACTTTAGCCAAATACACCGTGTTATGAAATTCCACCGGTATCGatcgaatggaaaatcaaaacaatccatGTATGCTTTTGACAGTTCTCGTTTGACAGGCATCTAATTCGAACAGTATTATGCAGAATTAAGGGGCACTATGCACTTTATttcaataattgaaaaaagagTTTTTTCGCATTATTAACCATTTGATCTGTTTTATTCGCATGTAAGGATAAGTCTGAGTATGAATTTTAGAGAAAAAAATTTCGCTTTCCATTCAAGCAGACAGTTTGTTGAGATACTTTTTACCAATGAAACATGCACTGTACAAATTATAGCCTCAAACACGATTAATGTATTTACAGCTTTCTTGCAGCTTGCAGGAATGGTATTGTTTTATAATCTATTAACTTAAAAAATTTaagctttattttttaaacattcagCCCTCGACTGTATTACCCCTGACTCCTTTATGCTGTTGCTTGAATGACATTGTCAAAACAAACCGCCGAAGCCGGTAGTTTTATAGGCGCAGCgtagtttttagttatttcCAATTGAAttccaataaaaaaacatgttacCAGCTCGTGTTAAAGATGAACCAGTGTCCGATAGCTCGTTTATCGATGATAAACAATCACCGAGTATTGAAGAAATATTGGAAGCCATGCAGGAAGGAACAGAAGATAACCCTATGCGAAGCACTCCGATTTCAGCTGATCAAGCAATTCCCGAGCACGACGAAAACTCGTTCTACAACATAAAGAGTAATGCGCGACAAACGCTCTATATGCGAACGGGGGAAACGAAAATAGTGCTCGAACCGAAATTGGCCAGTCAGGTTACTAACGCCTCCAATATGACCTTCGATCGCGTCATGCTAAACCGAGCGGATGTATGGCACCAAGTGATGATACACCATGATGGCCAGTGCGAGAAACAAAAGATCCTGGATATGTTGTTCAACACCTTCCCGTTGTACGATTTGTTTCCGGTGGCTTACCGACGCCACGCGAATATCGACTTCTTCCTGGTTCGAATGTGCCCGCAAGCCATCGGGAAGCTGTTCGATGATGGACTCAAGCTAAAGTTCGGTCAGCTAGAGCTGGCCGTTAGCATTCGATTGGGTGCGGCCAAATTTCAAACTGGTCAAATCTTTCCCCGTTCAATGATAGCGGAGGCGGTCCAGGAGCGTTGTAAAAATGCGCAGCTGTATGGGATGGTGAACGTGCTGAATCTGGACAATTTTGCAGCTCATCCTCAGCTGGAGGAGCTGTGCATTTCCCTCAGTAATCGATCCCAGTTCGAAGTCGTTTGTTCGGCTATATCGCAATGCCTGAGcagcacagctcgtatcaataATTTGCGACTTGCCAATAATAGGATTTTCCACACCACACCTTTGTCCGCCTTGAAGAATTCTCATCTAGTATGCCTCGATGTAAGCGATAATCGTATCAAACACCCGAGTGCTCTTCGAACGCTGAGAGAAATTCCACTGTTGGAGTTGTACGTGAAAGGAAACCCGCTGACGGACGTCCCAGATTACGAAGAGACACTACGGGAATTTTTCCCCTCATTGTTGAAACTGGTAAGATTTACCACCGGTATTTTTGCGCTTTCACGACCATGAGTTTTCCATTTGTATTGTTTATTTGCAGGATGCCTTAGTGACGGTATCAACTACAATACCGGCAGATGTAAACAGTGACGATGAGGAAGAGGTCGAAATGAGCTCCCCGGGGGTCGTGCTGACCGACGCAGATTTGAATGCGGCCGCGTTTAAAAAGTACCAGATGACTCCGCACTGGCATCTGGTTACGGTGCACCACAACGGAATCTGTGGCAAACAGGAGATCTTGGATGCCCTCTTTCACCAGCTAGGCAAACTAAGCTTTTTTCCCTGCTACTACAAAACGTACTCGAAGAAGGATGAATTTCTGGTGCAGAATTGTTACGAAGCCTTGCTCTATCTGGTGCAACAACAGCTCAAGCTCCCCGTGCCCTCCGTAAATGCCGTATTGAAGCTCAGTGTGGCGATGAATGTGGCCGAAGCAGCGGATAACCATGTGCGCCCACTTCGAAAGTTGGATGATTTCGTGAACAAACGGTTCGAAGAGAACTGCCTCAACCTTTGCTCGATGCAGGAAGGGCTGAATGAGTACAAGTACGTGGACTTCAGTGCGAAGAGTCCACGAATCCTGGGCTACATATTGGAAGTTGCTGGCAAAAAGTTCTCCCATTCCTGCTTTATTTTACGGCTTCGCAACAACGACCTGCAGAACTGTGACGCGCTTGGAAATATTGGTAAACTGACAAGGCTGGTATCGTTGGATTTGCGGTTTAATTCGGTGAGTAGTTTTTTGTACTCTGTTTTCATTGGTTCATATAATAGACaaaacatatattttattgatcattataatttataaaaacatgaCAATAAGCAGAAATAATTTCGAAATCATGAGTTCGAATGATGATTGCTCTTTGAAtgaatgcatttttattttaagcaccttgacTGCAAATAGCTTAGTGATGTGTATCATGACTCTAGATGCTTAAAGCAAAGATGACTGTTACCAAGGTTCTTAAATGACtgatatgaaatatttcaatatttgaataaCGCGTTCGAACTTGTTCCATTTTCAGCTGTCCACAATAACCGACTTGAACGGAATACCGCGGAACTTTATCGAGGAACTGTTTTTGGATCATAATCCCCTCTGTGGCACCATTTCTTCCGGTGTTGAGTATACTCGCAAGATAAGAAGATACTTCCACAACCTTAAGCGTCTCGATGGGCGCCCATTGGTTACCGATAGGGGTTTCACATTCCAGCAGAACTACATCTGCACCATGGAGGCGCACAAGTTTGCCGAAGCCTTCCTGAAGCATTACTTTTCGCTGTACGATTCGTTCCAGCGCCTCGAGCTCCAGGAGCTGTACCATCCGAAGGCTCAGTTTTCCATGACGTGCAGCTTCGATGTGGACGAGTCGGCTCAGTTGAATTCGCACCAGCAGCGTCAAGTTTCGTACATCGGCCACAGTCGTAATCTGCTCGAGTTCAAGGGCCGCCTCGATCTTTCGTTTGCAGCGCTGATTGTGGGCAATGAGCGCATTGCCTATGTGCTGACGACATTCCCTAAGACCGAGTTCGATTTCTTATCGTTTCGTATCGATGTACCAATCTTTACGCCAGAACGGGTGCTCATTATCGTACACGGGCGGTTGAAGGAAGAGTCTGAGGCGCGACTAGGCGAGAGCTGCTCGCTCGGTTTCACGCGAACATTCTACATCCAACCGTGCGGGATGGGAACGGGGCTTTTCAGCAAGGCCGTGGAATACAAAATCTGCAACGATATGCTGCATTTATGCAACCTAACATTTGAAGGTCAAAACTTTCTGGACACCCGTGCCGCCGAGGCGAAAGAAACGTCGAGCACAGCGGTATGCAGTTAACTTTAAAGGTACTTTGTAACGTTATTTTAAATATCGCACATTTTTCCCGCTTTTAGGAACTCACACCATTGGAAGGTGATGATCGTAATGATCGCGAAAACGCACTGACTATTTTCAAGCAGCTGACGCAGTTGAACCAACAATGGTGTGTCCGCTGCTTGGAAGAATCTTCCTGGAATCTCATGTTGGCGATGAACATTTTTCTGAAACTCTACGAATCTGGACACATTCCGAAGTTGGCGTTTACGGACTCCGGGTAGAGAAGAGTTACAAAATACGACCTGCATCGAAGGGCCTTTATAAAACGGCCAGGATGTCATTTAGCTTCAGAAGGAATTAAGTATTGAGCTAagtaacttttcttttctttatctttgttatccatttttgaattttaatacTACAAATGAACTACATGTGATCCGGGACAGCTTGGGCTGTTTATGAAGGAGGAATAAAGAAAGTAGTCCTCTTGACCCGAACGGCTTCTTTGTTGTCGATTCTTGAGAATTCCCGCAGCCATCCGAAGCTGACATATGCAtgccaaaacaaacacaaataatTAGCTCGAGTAGCTCGTCAGTAGAGTGGCCGCCATAATGTATTGCACTCGAAACAATGTAAAACTACCGCCGCCCAGCCCCATTCCCATTTAGGTAAACGAAACTACCCGACTGAAGTGCCGCTGAGAGTGGGTTCCGCTAAGGGCCATTATCCGCACCCCCGGTCTGCAGCTGTTGCTCTGTGTGTGACTTTGATGGCCTGGCCTCGAGTGGATCATGGCAGCATTACGCGAGTAAACCCGGTTTCCGGTGGTGCGTGTGGCTGGGAAGGGGGAAATGAGTAGAAAACGGGGGGTTGGGCTAGTTGAGTGTACACACATATACCAACACAAACATTAATAATCGAGCGGAGTTGCCACATTTGACGGGGCGAATGTGCCTATCGCGGATTCGCCATCAAGCCACCGCCgaaccaaacacacaaacttaAAGCCAGTTGTCAGCCGTGTCATTCCACCCGGTTGGGGTTGGCGtgggtttgaaaatttaatttccgttTTCGAGTGCCCGATAGGAGGTTTGGTGGTAGAATGTTGACCCCCGGGAATCAGGAGTGCTCTCCCGAAACAAAACATGGACGTTGTATTTTTCCAGCTCCAATCAAAGTGTCCCATGGTCCACGGTGGGTCAGTTTCGGTTCCCTACCCTCCTCTTTTCCAAATGGTCAACATTTATGGATAGCTTTTCCGTCGGTTTCGCTCGGTCACTTTGATTGGCGGCGTTGTTTCTGCGACCGGCCGGGCCCAACCGagcataaaacaaatgttttccctGCGGTTATGTGATTGAATCATATCAAACGGTGAACTAGAGCAGGCCTGCACGGTGCGGACCACTGCGCACAATGTGTCGTTGCACGAGCATGCCGGTTGCTGAAAACCTTCCCCTCGGCTTCGGAAACGGAACGCAGGGTGAGAGGAGCGTAATAATAATTATCGTAAAATTGACCACTCGCATTACAATAACAGCCCCCGGGGTAGAACGCGATGCGAGTCGGTCGGTTCGGTCGCATCATACTCTCGGGCCCAAGCCGTCAATCCAATCCACCCTGGGGTCATGTATGCGCTGTCCGGTAGCATAATGACACCCGCCAGCCAACCAGCCGACCTCCCGGGAAAGCATCGACCCGGACCCGGCTGTGGGCACTGCCGGTACCATATTGTTGTCACTTCTAATCATATGCACTTTATCTTAACGACATTCGAGCGCATATCATTCTCCGGGACGCGCTAGGATTGATCGGAATCGGTCGCCGGACCGGGGTAGgattgttggtttttctttttccgcgTCGAAATTGAGACTCTTGCCTGGTCGGTGTGGAGTGACCCACGTCAGATGCTGCCGGAGGCACCACGGTCTCggtggtgtgtgcgtgtgtgggcaAGCGAATGAATCGGTGAGTGGAAAATGggttagaaaaataaacctccAGCGGCGGTACCAGCGTTGGTCGGTTTGaggttttcgtttgcttcggGCGGTGCTTTGCGGGACTGTGCCGGAGAACAACGCTGAGTGGGACGAAGAATGATAACATGACCGATaatgcatttgtttgtttttcattctacCTCGGCCACCATCAACAATATGGCTGTGACGGGATATGGGACGAAAGATtgtcattttttaattaatttatataaTTGGTTGCCCACCGtgttttcgaaatgttaaatCTATTTTAATGCATGTTTAACA from Anopheles coustani chromosome 3, idAnoCousDA_361_x.2, whole genome shotgun sequence harbors:
- the LOC131261331 gene encoding nuclear RNA export factor 2 isoform X1, producing the protein MQEGTEDNPMRSTPISADQAIPEHDENSFYNIKSNARQTLYMRTGETKIVLEPKLASQVTNASNMTFDRVMLNRADVWHQVMIHHDGQCEKQKILDMLFNTFPLYDLFPVAYRRHANIDFFLVRMCPQAIGKLFDDGLKLKFGQLELAVSIRLGAAKFQTGQIFPRSMIAEAVQERCKNAQLYGMVNVLNLDNFAAHPQLEELCISLSNRSQFEVVCSAISQCLSSTARINNLRLANNRIFHTTPLSALKNSHLVCLDVSDNRIKHPSALRTLREIPLLELYVKGNPLTDVPDYEETLREFFPSLLKLDALVTVSTTIPADVNSDDEEEVEMSSPGVVLTDADLNAAAFKKYQMTPHWHLVTVHHNGICGKQEILDALFHQLGKLSFFPCYYKTYSKKDEFLVQNCYEALLYLVQQQLKLPVPSVNAVLKLSVAMNVAEAADNHVRPLRKLDDFVNKRFEENCLNLCSMQEGLNEYKYVDFSAKSPRILGYILEVAGKKFSHSCFILRLRNNDLQNCDALGNIGKLTRLVSLDLRFNSLSTITDLNGIPRNFIEELFLDHNPLCGTISSGVEYTRKIRRYFHNLKRLDGRPLVTDRGFTFQQNYICTMEAHKFAEAFLKHYFSLYDSFQRLELQELYHPKAQFSMTCSFDVDESAQLNSHQQRQVSYIGHSRNLLEFKGRLDLSFAALIVGNERIAYVLTTFPKTEFDFLSFRIDVPIFTPERVLIIVHGRLKEESEARLGESCSLGFTRTFYIQPCGMGTGLFSKAVEYKICNDMLHLCNLTFEGQNFLDTRAAEAKETSSTAELTPLEGDDRNDRENALTIFKQLTQLNQQWCVRCLEESSWNLMLAMNIFLKLYESGHIPKLAFTDSG
- the LOC131261332 gene encoding uncharacterized protein LOC131261332 gives rise to the protein MLFLKVSRRVLVKFLGARSVFTSGCNWAALKTVQEKVNPYAKIHVDCAYSLKIVPYDLLDCPDSNILRASVKQDDGSNGIKVHVSDNLVTITGDSKSIDTECLLEVPIKADLNIRNHGTTSIIDLYSDEIEVNGTGNIETKSLRSTNIKLSSTAGNIACRGITLAENVVATAAGKGNIFLDKLQGGSVSATTEGGKITVNASYSNKSSFQTANGDLELKSIHKDCTVRSSGGNNFVMNGFYGTLDARVGSANMTLQLSEMVGKSSIKASSTQKLQLNLAETVYETSAITVISPKLELDSSIDDQVHLREGTSSKLGKSDAENTLVVETDGSVVLRKMSWADSFSFGDKNRIEQ
- the LOC131261331 gene encoding nuclear RNA export factor 2 isoform X2 translates to MQEGTEDNPMRSTPISADQAIPEHDENSFYNIKSNARQTLYMRTGETKIVLEPKLASQVTNASNMTFDRVMLNRADVWHQVMIHHDGQCEKQKILDMLFNTFPLYDLFPVAYRRHANIDFFLVRMCPQAIGKLFDDGLKLKFGQLELAVSIRLGAAKFQTGQIFPRSMIAEAVQERCKNAQLYGMVNVLNLDNFAAHPQLEELCISLSNRSQFEVVCSAISQCLSSTARINNLRLANNRIFHTTPLSALKNSHLVCLDVSDNRIKHPSALRTLREIPLLELYVKGNPLTDVPDYEETLREFFPSLLKLDALVTVSTTIPADVNSDDEEEVEMSSPGVVLTDADLNAAAFKKYQMTPHWHLVTVHHNGICGKQEILDALFHQLGKLSFFPCYYKTYSKKDEFLVQNCYEALLYLVQQQLKLPVPSVNAVLKLSVAMNVAEAADNHVRPLRKLDDFVNKRFEENCLNLCSMQEGLNEYKYVDFSAKSPRILGYILEVAGKKFSHSCFILRLRNNDLQNCDALGNIGKLTRLVSLDLRFNSLSTITDLNGIPRNFIEELFLDHNPLCGTISSGVEYTRKIRRYFHNLKRLDGRPLVTDRGFTFQQNYICTMEAHKFAEAFLKHYFSLYDSFQRLELQELYHPKAQFSMTCSFDVDESAQLNSHQQRQVSYIGHSRNLLEFKGRLDLSFAALIVGNERIAYVLTTFPKTEFDFLSFRIDVPIFTPERVLIIVHGRLKEESEARLGESCSLGFTRTFYIQPCGMGTGLFSKAVEYKICNDMLHLCNLTFEGQNFLDTRAAEAKETSSTAVCSDDRNDRENALTIFKQLTQLNQQWCVRCLEESSWNLMLAMNIFLKLYESGHIPKLAFTDSG